A region from the Azospirillaceae bacterium genome encodes:
- a CDS encoding molybdopterin-dependent oxidoreductase, translated as MPEGAVHDRAPADRGPPPGGVRSTCPYCGVGCGVVARSDGTVAGDLLHPANRGRLCSKGSALAETLKDGERLTRPLVDGRPADWGQALDLVANRFRATIAEHGPDSVAFYVSGQCLTEDYYVANKLMKGFIGSANIDTNSRLCMASSVAGHIRAFGADVVPGTYEDLEQADLVVLVGSNSAWCHPVLHQRLLAAKAKRPIRIVAIDPRRTATCEDADLHLAVRPGTDVALFNGLLAHLAEKDRLDQTWLAAHTEGFDAALTAAREGAEHTAEVTGLDPADLARFYDWFAATPRVVTVYSQGVNQSSAGTDKVNAIINCHLATGRIGKPGCGPFSITGQPNAMGGREVGGLANQLAAHMRFDQPDAIDRVRRFWGAPNLATKPGLKAVELFDAILDGRVKAVWIMATNPADSLPRADRVREALRTCPFVVVSDCWPTDTTALADVVLPAAGWGERDGTVTNSERVISRQRPFRTAPGEARADWRVLAAVGQRMGWKQAFSWATPAAVFREHAALSGFENNGSRPFDISGLAMLTDGQYDALAPVRWPVRWAGDEGGRLFGQGGFTTPTGRGRLVPTPFREPATRTDPAYPLLLNTGRIRDQWHTMTRTGRVPRLLAHTGEPRVALSPADAARLGVADGDLVRIESVHAATTVRATLDAGQRVGELFLPMHWTDEFCSAGPTGRLVNAALDPVSGQPELKLTAVRATAVPIAWRGLLLHRQSVRPQGVGYWARVPLSNGHAFELVGSDPLPDGAALTPLVEGLLHPPRGAEWLQLTDAGRGTLRVAILVDGRLEACLFLATSPAASLPAREVVAALLGEVVTDTARPSLLSGRPAPGVAATGRTVCACFSVGLTTIRDAIVTRRLTTVEEIGACLKAGTNCGSCIPELKEILRDVHANA; from the coding sequence GCCCCTATTGCGGCGTGGGTTGCGGCGTGGTCGCCCGGTCGGACGGCACGGTGGCCGGCGACCTGCTGCACCCGGCCAACCGCGGGCGCCTCTGTTCCAAAGGATCGGCCCTGGCCGAAACCCTGAAGGATGGGGAGCGCCTGACCCGCCCCCTGGTCGACGGGCGGCCCGCCGACTGGGGCCAGGCGTTGGATCTGGTGGCGAACCGCTTCCGGGCCACCATCGCCGAACATGGCCCCGACAGCGTCGCCTTCTATGTCAGCGGCCAATGCCTGACGGAGGATTATTACGTCGCCAACAAGCTGATGAAGGGCTTCATCGGCAGCGCCAACATCGACACCAATTCCCGGCTGTGCATGGCCTCCTCCGTCGCCGGTCACATCCGCGCCTTCGGTGCCGACGTGGTGCCGGGCACGTACGAAGATCTGGAACAGGCGGATCTGGTGGTGCTGGTGGGCAGCAATTCCGCCTGGTGCCACCCGGTGCTGCACCAGCGCCTGCTGGCCGCCAAGGCCAAGCGCCCCATCCGCATCGTCGCCATCGACCCCCGCCGCACCGCCACCTGCGAGGATGCCGATTTGCACCTGGCGGTGCGGCCCGGCACGGACGTCGCCCTGTTCAACGGCCTGCTGGCCCATCTGGCGGAAAAGGACCGGCTGGACCAGACCTGGCTGGCCGCGCACACCGAAGGCTTCGACGCCGCCCTGACCGCCGCGCGCGAGGGGGCGGAGCACACGGCGGAAGTCACCGGTCTGGACCCGGCCGACCTGGCCCGGTTCTACGACTGGTTCGCCGCCACGCCGCGCGTCGTCACGGTCTATTCCCAGGGGGTCAACCAGTCATCGGCGGGCACCGACAAGGTCAATGCCATCATCAACTGCCACCTGGCGACGGGCCGCATCGGCAAGCCCGGCTGCGGCCCGTTTTCCATCACCGGCCAGCCCAACGCCATGGGCGGGCGCGAGGTCGGCGGCCTGGCCAACCAGCTGGCCGCCCATATGCGTTTCGACCAGCCGGATGCCATCGACCGCGTGCGCCGCTTCTGGGGGGCGCCCAACCTGGCGACCAAGCCGGGCCTGAAGGCGGTGGAGCTGTTCGACGCCATCCTGGACGGGCGGGTGAAGGCCGTCTGGATCATGGCCACCAACCCGGCCGACAGCCTGCCCCGGGCCGACCGCGTGCGCGAGGCGTTGCGCACCTGCCCCTTCGTCGTCGTCTCCGACTGCTGGCCCACCGACACCACCGCCCTGGCCGACGTGGTGCTGCCGGCCGCCGGCTGGGGGGAGCGTGACGGCACCGTCACCAATTCCGAACGGGTCATCAGCCGTCAGCGCCCCTTCCGCACCGCCCCGGGCGAAGCGCGGGCCGACTGGCGCGTGCTGGCCGCCGTCGGTCAGCGCATGGGCTGGAAGCAGGCGTTCTCCTGGGCCACACCAGCGGCGGTGTTCCGCGAGCATGCGGCCCTGTCGGGGTTCGAGAACAACGGCAGCCGCCCGTTCGACATCAGCGGCCTGGCCATGCTGACCGACGGGCAATACGACGCATTGGCGCCGGTGCGCTGGCCCGTGCGCTGGGCCGGGGATGAGGGCGGGCGTCTGTTCGGCCAGGGCGGTTTCACCACGCCCACCGGCCGGGGCCGCCTCGTGCCCACACCCTTCCGTGAGCCCGCCACCCGTACCGATCCGGCCTATCCCCTGCTGCTGAACACCGGCCGCATCCGCGACCAGTGGCACACCATGACCCGCACCGGCCGGGTGCCCCGCCTGCTGGCCCATACGGGGGAGCCGCGCGTGGCCCTTTCCCCCGCCGACGCCGCCCGGCTGGGCGTGGCCGACGGCGACCTGGTGCGCATCGAAAGCGTCCATGCCGCCACCACGGTCCGCGCCACCCTGGATGCCGGCCAGCGGGTGGGCGAACTGTTCCTGCCCATGCATTGGACGGATGAGTTCTGCTCCGCCGGCCCCACCGGGCGCTTGGTCAACGCTGCCCTGGACCCCGTCTCCGGCCAGCCGGAACTGAAGCTGACGGCGGTGCGGGCGACCGCCGTACCAATCGCCTGGCGCGGCCTGCTGCTGCACCGCCAATCCGTGCGGCCGCAGGGTGTGGGCTATTGGGCGCGCGTGCCGTTGTCCAACGGCCACGCCTTCGAATTGGTGGGCAGCGATCCCCTGCCCGACGGGGCCGCCCTGACGCCGCTGGTGGAGGGGTTGCTGCACCCGCCGCGCGGGGCGGAGTGGCTGCAATTGACCGATGCCGGGCGCGGCACCCTGCGTGTCGCCATCCTGGTGGATGGCCGGCTGGAGGCCTGCCTGTTCCTGGCCACCAGCCCGGCGGCCAGCCTGCCGGCGCGCGAGGTGGTGGCCGCCCTGTTGGGCGAGGTGGTGACCGACACCGCCCGCCCCAGCCTGCTGTCCGGCCGCCCCGCGCCCGGCGTCGCCGCCACCGGCCGCACCGTCTGCGCCTGCTTCTCCGTCGGCCTGACCACCATCCGCGACGCCATCGTCACCCGACGCCTGACGACGGTGGAGGAAATCGGCGCTTGTCTCAAGGCCGGCACCAACTGCGGATCCTGCATCCCGGAACTGAAGGAGATCCTGCGCGATGTCCATGCCAACGCGTGA
- the cobA gene encoding uroporphyrinogen-III C-methyltransferase, which translates to MSMPTRDTTGRASLVGAGPGDPELLTLKALRRIEAADVVLYDKLVDPRILDLAPAHARRIDVGKRCGQHAMSQAAINRLIVSHAQAGSHVVRLKGGDPMVFGRAGEELAALEAAGVPAEVVPGITVACAAAASMAMPLTQRGYSCSLHFITGHGADEVLPPHDWNALAACDGTIAIYMGSRTLAAVTRQLLAAGVSPATPAIAVENATLATERRLPGTLADIAAVVTAANVTGPTLVLVGRVVALRRREAVELALIELRTRAA; encoded by the coding sequence ATGTCCATGCCAACGCGTGACACCACCGGCCGTGCCAGCCTGGTGGGTGCCGGCCCCGGCGATCCGGAATTGCTGACCCTCAAGGCCCTGCGCCGGATAGAGGCCGCCGACGTGGTGCTATACGACAAGCTGGTGGACCCGCGCATCCTGGACCTGGCGCCGGCCCATGCCCGGCGCATCGACGTGGGCAAGCGTTGCGGCCAGCACGCGATGAGCCAGGCGGCCATCAACCGCCTGATCGTCAGCCATGCCCAGGCGGGATCGCACGTCGTGCGCCTGAAGGGCGGCGACCCCATGGTGTTCGGCCGCGCCGGCGAGGAACTGGCCGCACTGGAGGCCGCCGGCGTCCCGGCGGAGGTGGTGCCCGGCATCACCGTCGCCTGTGCCGCCGCCGCCAGCATGGCCATGCCGCTGACCCAGCGCGGTTACAGCTGCAGCCTGCACTTCATCACCGGGCATGGCGCGGATGAGGTCCTGCCCCCCCACGACTGGAACGCCCTGGCCGCCTGCGACGGCACCATCGCCATCTATATGGGCAGCCGCACGCTGGCCGCTGTGACACGGCAATTGCTGGCCGCCGGAGTGAGCCCCGCCACCCCCGCCATCGCGGTGGAGAACGCCACGCTGGCGACCGAACGCCGCCTGCCCGGCACCCTGGCCGACATCGCGGCGGTGGTGACGGCGGCGAATGTCACCGGCCCCACCCTGGTACTGGTGGGACGGGTAGTGGCGTTGCGGCGGCGGGAGGCGGTAGAGTTGGCGCTGATCGAATTGCGCACCCGCGCCGCATGA